The sequence GGGCGCAAAGAGCGCGATGGCCACgcagaggaagagcagcaggagCCCGAACTCGCGGGTGCAGCGGCGGGCGGTGAGGCCCAGTGTCTGCAGCCCCAGGGAGTGGCGGGCCAGACGCATGACATAGAGGATGCGCAGCGCCCGCAGGACCCGCAGCACCAGCCCTACCTTGTCCAGGTAGCTGTTGCCCGCGCCCGGCTTGCGGCGGCCCGCGGCCGCGCCGTCCACCAGCAGGGTGATGTAGTAAGGCAGGATGGCCACCATGTCGATGAGCGTCAAGGGGCTGCGCAGGAAGGCGAACTTGCTGGGCGCCTGGATCAGCCGCAGGAGGAACTCGAGGGAGAACCAGCCCACGCACACCGACTCCACGATGAAGACATTGTGGCACATCTGCGAGCACTGGCcctgggagagaggggggaggttGGGGCAGAGGTCAGTGGTCCCACCAGCCAGACTGGTGTGCTTTGCCCTGACCCTGCCCTAGTGAGGCTCACATCCCCAGCTGGGGGGGGCGTGGCCAGGCCAAGGGCTTGAGGTCCCTGCAATGACCcccctcttcatctctctctctcaccagccCCCACTTGCCGCCCCCGGATTCCAGACCCCAGATAGACTGCCTCCTGGATGTCACTCCTAGGGTGTCTGATAGGCGTTTCAAACTCATCATGTCCCAAACCGggctgctgttttttttttttttttttaattatcattaccgagatgtaattgacatatgaTATTGTGTCGGTGTCAGGTACACATGTTGATCTGATACATCTATATATTGCAATAAGATTACCACTATAGCCTTAAGCTAACACCTTTATCATGTCACATagttatcatttgttttttgggggtggaAGCAATTAAGCTTTAGCCTGTTGCGGTTCTTAGTGTCTCCTGCACACCCGCCCACCAGTGCTTTCCCTTCTTAGTAATCCCACCTTTCCAGTTGCTCAGGATGGGATTCTCAGCCTCATTCTGACACCTCTCACATAGTCCTCAGGAAATCACCTTGGTTGTTCCTTTAAAACGATTCCAGAATCAAACCACTTCTCCTCTGTCTGCTGCCCTCACCTTGGTCCAGCCACCATCCTCTCTTGCCTGGACAGCTGTAGGCACCTCCCTCCCGGGATCCCTGGTCCCTACGGTTTATTCCGCACACATAGACAGAGGGATGCTGAGAACGTGAATCAGATCCCGTGACTTCTCTGCTCGCCACCCTCCATGGCTCGGGAGAGATCGCTCGAGTCCTTCGACGGCACATGCGGACTGGCCGCCACCTCTCCCACTTCCTAGCCCCCTGCCTGCCGTGTTCGTGTTCTCCAGACTGTCCCCACGCCCCCAGGCTCCCCTTACCTCCAAGCCAAGCCTTgaccttctgctccccctgcagGGGTCCTCTTCCCCCAGATACCCCCATGGCCCtaccttcccttcttcctgctctttGCTTCAATATCGCTTCCCCAGGAGGCCTTTCACGACCCCCTCCATTACCAGTCCCCTCTCCCTTTATCTTCTACCCTGAGTGTCCTTTTCCTACTCTGTTTATTCAGAGGCTTCCTCATCgtttaaaatgctttataagtTACTTATGTATCATGTTTATTATGTTTccaccctctgcctcccctgctctTCTGTCCCAGCAGATTAGAGCTCCCCAGGGAGGAGCAGCTTATGTCTGTTCGCTCTTAGGACACCGGTGCCTGGAACAACCCCACATGCGACAAGTGACCAATTCGCATTTGTCACCAAGATAGATGGAAGCTCATGGGACTGGTGTTTAGATGGGAGTGCCAACTCAGGGCCAGGTGGGCAAGGGGAACCCGAGGGAGCTGGGCCAGCCAGGGTGGAGGCCAGCCAAAGAGCGCAGCTGTCCTGCTAGGGACCTCCTGATGGCTGCGCCAGGAGAATTCAGGCTGGAGGCCGCTGCCACGCTGAAGTTTTCAGAGAGCCTGGAAGTGTGGACTTTAGCATGAAATCTCCTGGGTTTTAAATCAATACAAAGAGAACACTCTGTGGTTCGAACATGTTGAACATGTCTCTGTGCTGCATTTGGCATGCGGGCTGCCCGCTGGTCCCTCTTGTCTGGCATGGAACTGGATGGGAGCCCGTCCCCAGTGGCTTTGGAGCTCAATCTCAAAGCAGCCTGTGACAGAGCAGAAAGGCACACCTGGTTTTAGCCTGGGGCATCTGTCATTCCTGGGCACAGCTGGGTTCTATGAGAGCCGTGTTAGCAGCTCTCTCTCTAGGAATAAGTTAGAGGCTGCAGAAATGAACTAGCACTCAGTGGGCCATGAGGTTTCAGCCCTCTGGGATCGGAAGCCTCCTCCTCTAGGAGGCCTTCCTGGAGTGGGCCTCCTCCTCGTATCCCCAATGCAGTTGATGGGCCTCTCATAAGAGCCCCCTTCAGTTGTGACTCACACTTATGGTCACAGGGGTGTCACTGACCCTCCTCCATGGGACCTGAAGTCCTTGCAGCTGGAACTTGTTCTGGTCCCCCTGCATGCCAGGCGATGCCTGAACACAGCGGGCCCTCGAACGTGTGCTCAAGGAGCAAGTGAAACAGTGAACCCCACTGGTCTCCAAAATGAAGTCAAAGAACAGCGTTATCACTGAATCAAGGAAAAAACctgtgtccttaaaaaaaaaaaagcaagtgtcaGAAGGTGACTAAAACAGtagctttattaatattttcctgatAAAGTCAGAATTGCCAATGCTGAGCcaagaaaaaatttataattgAGACCAGAAGGTCTCAAATGACaaacatttcctctctctctctttggcggGTGCACGTCCCCTGATGGTTAGCACTGCCTGCATGCTCCAGCGCTGGCCATTATTCTGGACACTTCCTAGGGAATCACTCACTGATTCCTCACAACACCATGAAGTGAGACTTGGTGTAGCCCCCCCTGGccatgtgaggaaactgaggaacagagagggtaACTTGCCCACAGATGTGCAGCCAGAGTGGACACGTGGGATCAAATTCAGGCCACTGGGCTCTAGCTCTGCCCTCCTCATCACTCCCCCTTttcatcaaaaattaattttactggttgagtgttacttttataatactttaaaaatctgtgtataaaaaAGTGTCAGAAACCCATCGCCTCTCCATGTGTTATAAATGCAATAGCCATTGCCACCTGTTCCtgcattatatatgtatgtggaaAAACCCTCGCCTGGTGAGAGGTTCCAATGTTCCATCAGAGAGTTCCTGTGAAGCACTCAGCACATGCAGGGTACACAGccggtgctcaataaatgctggcTGCATGATATTCATGTTGAGTTCATACAGCATACCTATTTCTCCATTGCTTATATAATTTGTACTTGTCTGAATGTTTTGGTCTGTCTTAACACTTGCTTCTAGAACCTGCcatgccccccctccccacccccatgtggGGAAAAGCTCCCAACTTAAATGCCCCAAAGTCTCATATATTAGGAAGCTGAACTATTTCCCACAGACTCAGCTCCCACCCAGAGCTGCTGTGTGGACAGCAGGCCAGGGGACCTGACCATATACATTTTGAGGAGCTGacagtttgaatttttaaatgcaagaTGCTTTACTTTTGAATATTGGCAACCAAGTGAAATTTTTAGGGAGCACAGTGTGGGCCAATCACACACTTCTGTGGGGGTATATGAAGTCCAGGCTACCATGTGGGACCCGTACTTCTTTGTTCAAGAACACAGACCTTGGACTCAGGCAGACCTGTGTCTGGGCATGCTGCCTTGCCTCACTGTTCCCATCCGCCAGCTGGGTATGAGAACGCTTCCCGTTTAGGGTTGCTGGGAGTCACTGAGAATATAAGCTGTAGAGAGAACCACGGCCCAGCCCCTGGCTGCTGGTAGCTGCCTGCCGAGTGCTACCCCTGAGAACGGACCTCACACCTCGGTCAGGCCATGGAGTAAACATTTTACATCCTCTTGCTTAACACAGAGATGTTCGCTATttgagcacacatgcacacatgcacagctgtcaataaaaattatatgcaaaacccagaaaatatctggaatatttttaaacaagggAATTAGGAAGCTTGAGATAGGGCTCATGTGGGTGAGATAATTCTTGATGTAGCCGGCGTTTGGCTCAGGGGCAGGCACAATAAACATCACATCATTCCTGGACTCATTCATCTGCTCCTTCCACAAAGTGGCTGAGGGCCTCGTCCATGCTCCACACTGTTCTAGACCCTGGGGGCACAACACAGACCACGACAGGCACCGAGCTCGAGCTAGTGTTTGAAGGTGGAGGTGGACAACATACGTGTAAAGGGGACGTCAGAAGGGACTGGAGATTCTGCTCAGCCGGCgcagtcagggaaggcctcctggTGGAGGTGACCGCGCCGGCATGAAGGAGGCGGACTTCCAGAGAGAGGGGTCCAGCAGACTGTTTTGTCTCCTGGACTCAGAGACTCTCCCTCCCGGCAGCAGCAGCGAGCCTCCCCCGCACACAGCTGTGGCTCttacctgctcctcctcctcccgcagGCTGGGCAGGGTGCTGATGGACAGGTTGACGGCCGTGACGGTGACGAAGAGCACCGAGAGGCAGGCGAACACCTTGCCGGGCAGCCCCGAGTGCGGCCTCTCCACCATGTCGCGCAGTCTCCGCATGCAGCGGCCCAGGCGGCCCTCGCCCTGGGCCGGGCCCTCGCTGTCGGGGTCCTCGCTGGACAGCGGCTCATCATCATCGTCGCGCTCCACCACGTCGGCGAACTCCTCGATCTTCTGCAGGTAGCGGCGCTTGCAGCAGCCGTCCAGGCGGTCCTCGGCGATGCCCCAGTACAGCAGCTCCTCCTGGAAGGACAGGGCGCACATCTCGCGCAGCAGGCGCAGCTTGCCCGCCCGCAGGAAGGTCAGGATGGTGCCAAAGGCGCCCGGGTGGCGGTCGAAGAAGAACTCGTTGCAGGTCACGTCGTAGTCATCGCACACGTTGAGGATGTCGTCGAAGTTGGTGCAGGCCTTGAGCTGGCCCAGGCGCGTCAGCGGGAACTCCTCGAGCGTGGTCCAGGGCAGCGAGTACTTGATGCCGCCCACGTTGATGATGATCTGGCGCCGCCGGTCCTCGGGCTGGCCCGGCTGGCGGGGCGCGTCCTGGGGCCGGGGCCGCAGCCGCTGCGCCCGGCGGTAGAAGACGCCCTTGAGGGACTGGCCCTGCGGGAAGAAGGCCGGGTGGAAGGAGGCGTCCGAGGCGCAGCTCAGGGCGCTGTAGTCGTAATCAGAGTTGTCTCCCGGTAGGAGGGTCATTTTGGGCTTTCACATCCCCCTCGCGCCTGgggtggagaagggaagagagacccTCAGTGAGGCCGGAGTCTGGGCTGACGGTGCCCATTCAGCCGGTATTCGGTGCTGGGGACAGAACCGTGcccccccttctcctcttcccaactcacgggggcgcggggggcggggcggtgcTGACCCCTGTGGGTCAGtataggcaggcagaggggagggtgcTTAGGTTTGAGCTGAGGTCATGAGGGGTGGGGTCAGTGCCCTtatgggaagaggaagaggcaccAGAGCTCCCTCTATCTCCACCAAGTGGGACACAGAAGCCAGCCacctacaagccaggaagagagtccACACCCGAAGCCAGCCCCAGCTGCACACTGAACTTGGACTTCCAGGCACTTGTGTTTACAAGCACAGATTCTGGAGCCTCCTGGCCTGGGCATGcttcttaatttcctcatctgtagagtgGATACAGCCATTTCGCCTACTTTGTAGGATTGTTGAGAAGATTGAATGAATTATGTGCTTAAGAGCATCtactaacacagtgcctggcccacaggagGCACTTGGTCCTTGCTGTCTATTATGACTCTTTGTGTTTACCTTCAAGGCACTCCTTGTATTGTTTCCATAAGTGGAAAGCCTGTATCATCAGCTGTAAGTAAGAGGCAGGGTCTGGAGAAAGGCACGATTATCACAATAGTGCCATAGTTGCCCGTATACCATCCAACAACTTGAGGCTATGGGGTGAGCTGGACAGGGATgacccctcctccaggaagccttccttggcTCTTCCCTCTAAATCAAGTCCTCCCACCCCTGTATCTGATTGTCATCCTTACTATAACTATGCAAGCCCGACTCCTGTGCGAGATGGCTTGCTCTGTAGGGCAAGAACCGGGCTCTGCTCAGCTCTGAATCTCTGTGCCCAGCAGTGTAAAAGCTCAAAGAAGTAGCTGCCGAATGAGTTGCTGAATGAGGCCAACATGAGGAAGACACTTCTGAAAACCGGAGGTCAAAATACCCATTTACACGGGCTCCTTCCTTCCCAACCCTCAAAGCTAACTAGGGGTACGTGCCACTAGAATGATGTTGCTTTTTCATTCAGAGCTCGCAGACTGAATTTGGTTCACAGATATCATGCCTGGCTTGGAGGAGATTTTGAAAATTGAGGCATTTTctgtaaaaatgtatattcttggTTTCTCTAGAAAAATCAGACTATTAGGCAACACGTGGCCTAAATCCCAGCTGAGGAATGACTGTCTCCCCATAGGCAGGGCATACACGTGGCAATCTACCACAATCCCCACCCTTCCCAGTTGTTTCCCTAATACCCACTCTCCTTCACTCTTGGATGTTCCGCTCCTAGCCCCCGTAGGCCTTTGAGTTTGAGACCCCCAGATCATAGCCACCGAGCTCTCCAGAATGAAGCAGATCTATAGAAAGGGTGTAAGATTCTAatactctactttttaaaaattcatcatccctccccccagcccagtcCCTCATGGAAACAAGTGGTACCAGCAAAGTCTATCAATTCCATTTCTAATCCCTGAGTGTAGATCTGTGCCATGGACACGTGCAGGGAAAATGCATGAGGACgcacgcacgcgtgcacacacacacacacacacacacacacacccctgtatGGGTAAGAAAGTATTCAACAGGAGCCGGGGTGGGGAGGTCCATCGAAACACGATCCTTCCTAAGAGAAATTCTTGTACATAAAACAAATCATGCCTCCACTCATTTATCTCTGGGGAAAGCTACGGTTTCACAGATTGGGTTCTAGAAAACTAAGTGCACCTGTGCTTGAAATGAAAATGATCTGATTTTAGAGTGTTGAGTATGTTTCTTAACTTCACCTAAAATTGGAACCCATCTCCTCGGGCACAGCCTGCCAGAATCCCTTGGAGGAGTGAGAATAATCCCTTTTAGGCACTTCACATGAGTGGTACCGCTTTTCAGTTCAGCTGCTTTATCTTTGCCACCAGAGACAAGAGGAAAAGTGACATTCTGTTTGGCAAGAATGGTGACAGAAGGAAAGGAACCTTCCTCTGGTCCTGTAAGCCTGGAAGAGCCTTTGTGAAACTCCCTCAGCTGTAATCACCTCTACAGACAGAATGTCTTTTAAgctcccagctctctctctggcacagaACTCCCCCAATTAGCGatccctcatttctttctcttatgaCCCTTGTCAGTTGTGAGTTAAAGGCTCAGCATCTCTTATGTGCAAAGTTATCCTGTCCCAGCATACCGTTTAGCACGGAGGAGAAAACCCGCGTCGCGCAGGCTGCTTGCTCACAGGAGGCCAGGTGCTGGGATTTGCTAGATGGGGAATGGGCACACTTCTCCTTGGCCTTGGGTTTTGGGGACACCCAGTTTGATGGGTGTAGAGGGGGGATGGCTCTGAATGCTAGACTCTAGAGTCTTGGGCGAAGTTCATAAATCAAACAGGCCCCAAAGCCCTGCTTCTAGAAACCAATGTCACTTTTCACCCAGCCCGATACCCTCATGAGAAGTTTGGTCTTTTAACATTTCTCTACAGTGTTGGGTCTGTCAGTCCTAGAGCATGATGGATTTTAGTGATTTTGTCTCTGAGGGTCTATGGATGCTTGGGAAGAGAAAGCCATTTGAGAAAGGGGCTGTGATACTGAAGATGACAAGGAGTCCTGAGCTGTCATTCAACACTTACCATGTGTTGGGTCTGGGCCAGATCTACAGGCACAGCAGAGACCAAGACAGACGCAGCCCTTGTCCTCCGGGGGTGGACATTCTAGTGGCAGAGGTGGTCTCTAAGTAAGTACACAAATCATTTCAGGAAATAGAGCAAGAACATGACAGCAAGAGGAGCTGGAGTGGTCTGGGAGGGGCTTCACGGAGGAGACAACCTTGGGGCTGAGGTTGGATGGGAACGAGCCAGCCCTATGAGGACCTGGAGAAGGGTGTCTAAGGCTGAGGGAATGGGAAGAGCTTGCTCCTTGATCTGCGGGTGGGCTTGTGTGGTCAAGCCAAGAGAAGGCCGAGTGGCTGGGTGCAGTGAGTGAGGGGAAGGTGGGAGAAGTTGAGTGGGAGAAAGCAGACACCAGATGGAACAGAGCCTAGTGGGCCATGACAAGGGGCTGGGGTTTAGTCGGGTGTTGGGGGTGGTCCTCAAGAGTAGACTATGGGAAACCAGGCTGGAATTCTCTGTAGTCATTCTTGAAAGAGTCAGCTAAGGCTTGAAGCGGGACTGAGAATTGGCTGCATTCCAGATGGACTTTGGAGGAATTGCTGCTAAGACTTGCTGTGGGAGAGGAGTGTGGTGAAGGGGACAGAATGGATTCCAGTGGTGCCATTCACAGAGGAGACACTAGGGGGCGTTTTGGTGAGCCTCCTGTAGAGGCAGCACTTGCTGGCTGTGGGATGGTGGacggagggggtgggtggggtggtggggtggggtgggggtgggggtggggggggggtgtgtgtgtgtgtgtgtgtgtgtgtgtgtgtgtgtgtgtgtttcagctGGTAGTTTTGACCTGGTTGAGCTGCAGAGGACAGGAGGGCCAGGCTAGCAGAGAAACGGCAGAGCCCAGAGGCTGAGGTGCTCCCGGTGCCCAGCACCAAGCACTCAGCACCCACTTTTCTGTCGAAGTTGTACTCCACACCGGGCCTGGCTAGTGCAGGTAGATCCCACTAGGGAGACGTGTAGAGGGAGTGCTGTGCCCCCACCAAGATGCCCtgatcctaatccctggaacctgtgaattgGTTAGATTACATGTGAGGAGGAATTAAGGTCGCCAGTCAGCTGCCTTTCAGATGGGAAAATGATCCTGGGTTCTCTGGGGGCCCACGCCATCATGAGGGCCCTTAAAAGATgcaagagagaggcaggaaagcatTTCAGATACCATGCGGTGTGAGGAAGACTCGGCCGGCCAccgctggctttgaagatggaaggggcCGCAGGCCGACGAcagcaggcagcctctagaagctggaaaaggcaaggccTGGTTCCTGGACTTTCCAGGAAGGAATGCAGCCTGTGGATCCCTTTATTTTAGCCCTGCAAGGCCCATTTGAGACTTCTGTCTCCCAAAACGTGAGGTAAGGAGGTTGTGCTGTTTTCAGCTGCTCAGTTAAGATAGCAATATTGGGGAGATTCAGAAAAAGCAGGTCCCACTCCAGCTTGGGGGACAGCTTGCTGACTACTCCAACTCGGGGGAGCAGAAGAGCCCATGCACTTTGAAACCTAGAGACCTAGGTTCAAGGCCAGTCActctgactttgggcaagtcatgtCTTACCTCTGAGACTCactgtccttatctgtaaaatggggatatgaaAAGTTCTTACCTCCCTGTGTCATGGTGAAGACCAAGGCAGATGACCTGGGTTATGTGCTTAGCCTaatgcctgacacacagtggACCCTCAACAGACACCTGCTGTATTTTTAACTATGAGGGAGATCTGTCATCTTTCTCTCCACCTACCAAGGGTGACTCCTTTCTTGATCTGATCCAATGGGATTGGAACCTGGCATTGGTCTGAGCCCCAGAGCTCCCTGCTGGAGGAAGTACTGCCCCGTGCAAGGGTGTTGCTGCTGTAAGAGCCAGCAATCCCAGTCCTGGGTGTATTTCTCAGACCTGGGGCCACAGGGGGTGTGGGACACAATAATATATCATTTGCACGCAGAACCTTGACTCGAGGTCTGTTTCTGGGGACTCAGATCCAAGAGAGGACCCAAGTACAAGAATGCCAGTCCTGTGTTGCCTGGGGTCCCCTGGTGTCcatcctggggctggggcaggggtgggcaggtgagggatgggggtggggtgagatggACAAGTGAGTCGTGGTAGACACAGATGGTAGACTCCTATATGTCGCATAGGAATTAGAAGCATTGAACTAGATGTAGGTTTAGCAACACATTTAGATCTTGAAAGCATGATGCCGAGtgcaaaagaaacagaagtttatAGCACTATGCTATTTATgtaaatgaacacacacacacacacattacaaaTTTGACAGAGACTCAAGCACAAGGAAGGATGCACATCCACCACGGAAAGGGTGGCTGGCAGGGCAGGGGAACAGgagaagcaaggggaggggggtgtgtggaatgagaaaacaatgaataaaacagcCTGGCACAGGCCAGTGATGAACAGTGGCAGGAAGTGAGGAGTGTGGTTAACACAACTCTGGGATTTAATCCgggtaaagaaaaatgaagagcagGAAACCAACCAAGCCACCAGACTCTAAATGGCCCGAGTGGTCAGGGGAGACACAGATTCGGAGGACCATCCCTAGACCTTTGTAGTCGGAATCCCGGAGTATGGGGGGTGCCCAGGAATTGGCATTTTTGACAGGCTCCCTTACAGATGCTCACGTATGCTCAAGTTCAAGACAGACAAAAAGAGAGTGTGCCTTAAATACCTGTAGCCCACACCCCCTCCGGGGCTGGGGGCTTCAAGAGCGGCTCTGGACTTTGGTGGGGAACCCCCTGACCAACTTCTCCACACTTTGGGGGTCCTGGAAAGCTCTGTGGGTCCCAATCTTGGGGAACTTCACTGGAGAAGGAGAAACCCTCCTGCTCTGAGAGAAAAATCTTCCTTCTGCCTTGGGGCTGCCTCGATCAAATTCCCCTTTGGGAGCCCATGGAACTGCTGAAACTCCTCTTGGAAGATGATGTGCACCAGCTCTGACGGAGGGCTGAGTACTCATTTCCAAGATTAATGGTCACTAAAACCGTAAGGAGTTCTGAGTGGCAGAGGCTGCTGTGCGGTCAGCGTCGGCTGCAAATGGAGGGGCtagacctgggggtgggggggggggagcgtgGGATGGGCTGAAGGTCCAGGTCAGGCTGGTCTGGCCACCGCAGCTGCTCCTGCTAATGACTTTTTGGCCTGAGACAGCCATCTGCACCCACTGTGTCGCTGGCCCCCTCTGAGCCTCTTTTCTCCCTAAAGGAGAAGCATGACCAGCTCACAGGGCTCTTGTGAGGCTCTGGTGAATGGAAGGTTGCTGCGGGGATTAGCAGTGTCACCTGATCGCTGACCCTCATCGCCACCTCCCGTCAGGGTCATGAGCGGGTTCCATAAACTGGTGTGCACTGATCCGAACTGCTAAAATACCTCCTGGTATTTTTAACAAACCATGGGTCTCTCTGGACTCTGTTCTTCctgccctgtgcccctcccttGGGTCGtagctctctgtccctcttctgaGAGTGGGAGGGGGGATGCTCCCTCACCGTGCTGTAATGACGACAGCCACAGCCACCCTTAACTGCATACCAAGTGCTATGCGCTGTGCTAAGAGCCTTCATCCAGTGAGCTTTTAGGCATGACCACTAacacccccattttatagatgaagaaatcaaggctTTGCTAAATAAAAACTCAGGACTCTGCTGATATAAGTGACAAAGCCAGAATCAGTCTACGCCTATAGGACTCT comes from Mustela nigripes isolate SB6536 chromosome 7, MUSNIG.SB6536, whole genome shotgun sequence and encodes:
- the KCNG1 gene encoding potassium voltage-gated channel subfamily G member 1; protein product: MTLLPGDNSDYDYSALSCASDASFHPAFFPQGQSLKGVFYRRAQRLRPRPQDAPRQPGQPEDRRRQIIINVGGIKYSLPWTTLEEFPLTRLGQLKACTNFDDILNVCDDYDVTCNEFFFDRHPGAFGTILTFLRAGKLRLLREMCALSFQEELLYWGIAEDRLDGCCKRRYLQKIEEFADVVERDDDDEPLSSEDPDSEGPAQGEGRLGRCMRRLRDMVERPHSGLPGKVFACLSVLFVTVTAVNLSISTLPSLREEEEQGQCSQMCHNVFIVESVCVGWFSLEFLLRLIQAPSKFAFLRSPLTLIDMVAILPYYITLLVDGAAAGRRKPGAGNSYLDKVGLVLRVLRALRILYVMRLARHSLGLQTLGLTARRCTREFGLLLLFLCVAIALFAPLLYVIENEMADSPEFTSIPACYWWAVITMTTVGYGDMVPRSTPGQVVALSSILSGILLMAFPVTSIFHTFSRSYLELKQEQERVMFQRAQFLIKTKSQLSTMSHDSDILFGSASSDTRDNN